From one Esox lucius isolate fEsoLuc1 chromosome 11, fEsoLuc1.pri, whole genome shotgun sequence genomic stretch:
- the kctd13 gene encoding BTB/POZ domain-containing adapter for CUL3-mediated RhoA degradation protein 1 isoform X1, with protein sequence MTGLIDKDHLKLQARLMSAEASAGSAAAACIPTTQSSGRGSEEEAGVGCLVGSKYVKLNVGGSLHYTTVQTLSKEDSLLRSMCNGGDEVTIDSEGWIVLDRSGRHFSLVLNFLRDGSVPLPESHRELEEVLKEAQYYRVQGLVQHCTSTMQKQRNVYEGVCRIPMITSVKEEQRMIATCRKPVVKLQNNRGNNKYSYTSNSDDNLLKNIELFDKLGLRFNGRVLFVKDVLGDEICCWSFYGEGRKIAEVCCTSIVYATEKKQTKVEFPEARIFEETLNILIYENGRGSGTGGVALLESSSPGAGQSEEEGASAGGGDRRVRRIHVRRHIMHDERGHGQQTVYKD encoded by the exons ATGACAGGACTTATAGACAAG GACCATCTGAAACTGCAAGCACGCCTGATGTCTGCTGAGGCTTCTGCAGGGAGTGCAGCAGCTGCCTGTATCCCCACCACCCAGTCTTCTGGCCGGGGCAGTGAGGAGGAGGCGGGTGTAGGGTGTCTTGTGGGAAGTAAATATGTGAAGCTGAATGTTGGGGGCTCACTGCATTACACCACTGTACAGACCCTGAGTAAAGAAGACAGCCTACTAAGGAGCATGTGCaatggaggagatgaggtcacCATAGATTCGGAGG GCTGGATTGTGTTGGACAGGAGTGGTCGCCATTTTAGCTTGGTGCTGAACTTTCTGCGGGATGGATCGGTACCGCTTCCAGAGTCCCACCGAGAACTGGAGGAAGTTCTGAAGGAAGCGCAGTATTACAGGGTCCAAGGACTAGTCCAGCATTGCACCTCTACCATGCAG AAACAAAGGAATGTCTACGAGGGTGTATGCCGCATCCCCATGATCACCTCAGTGAAAGAAGAACAGAGAATGATTGCTACCTGCAGGAag CCTGTAGTAAAACTGCAGAACAACAGGGGAAACAACAAGTATTCCTACACAAG TAACTCTGATGACAACCTGCTGAAAAATATTGAGCTGTTTGATAAGCTGGGGCTGCGCTTCAACGGGCGGGTCCTGTTTGTCAAGGATGTGCTCGGGGACGAGATCTGCTGCTGGTCCTTCTATGGTGAGGGCCGCAAGATTGCAGAGGTGTGCTGCACCTCCATTGTCTATGCCACAGAGAAGAAACAGACAAAA GTGGAGTTTCCGGAAGCACGCATCTTTGAGGAAACCCTAAACATTCTTATCTATGAGAATGGGCGTGGTTCTGGCACAGGGGGCGTGGCCCTTTTGGAGTCATCATCGCCGGGAGCTGGCCAATCGGAGGAGGAGGGGGCTAGTGCAGGGGGAGGGGACCGTAGAGTCAGAAGGATCCATGTGAGGAGGCACATCATGCATGACGAGAGAGGACATGGTCAACAGACTGTGTACAAggactga
- the kctd13 gene encoding BTB/POZ domain-containing adapter for CUL3-mediated RhoA degradation protein 1 isoform X2 has protein sequence MSAEASAGSAAAACIPTTQSSGRGSEEEAGVGCLVGSKYVKLNVGGSLHYTTVQTLSKEDSLLRSMCNGGDEVTIDSEGWIVLDRSGRHFSLVLNFLRDGSVPLPESHRELEEVLKEAQYYRVQGLVQHCTSTMQKQRNVYEGVCRIPMITSVKEEQRMIATCRKPVVKLQNNRGNNKYSYTSNSDDNLLKNIELFDKLGLRFNGRVLFVKDVLGDEICCWSFYGEGRKIAEVCCTSIVYATEKKQTKVEFPEARIFEETLNILIYENGRGSGTGGVALLESSSPGAGQSEEEGASAGGGDRRVRRIHVRRHIMHDERGHGQQTVYKD, from the exons ATGTCTGCTGAGGCTTCTGCAGGGAGTGCAGCAGCTGCCTGTATCCCCACCACCCAGTCTTCTGGCCGGGGCAGTGAGGAGGAGGCGGGTGTAGGGTGTCTTGTGGGAAGTAAATATGTGAAGCTGAATGTTGGGGGCTCACTGCATTACACCACTGTACAGACCCTGAGTAAAGAAGACAGCCTACTAAGGAGCATGTGCaatggaggagatgaggtcacCATAGATTCGGAGG GCTGGATTGTGTTGGACAGGAGTGGTCGCCATTTTAGCTTGGTGCTGAACTTTCTGCGGGATGGATCGGTACCGCTTCCAGAGTCCCACCGAGAACTGGAGGAAGTTCTGAAGGAAGCGCAGTATTACAGGGTCCAAGGACTAGTCCAGCATTGCACCTCTACCATGCAG AAACAAAGGAATGTCTACGAGGGTGTATGCCGCATCCCCATGATCACCTCAGTGAAAGAAGAACAGAGAATGATTGCTACCTGCAGGAag CCTGTAGTAAAACTGCAGAACAACAGGGGAAACAACAAGTATTCCTACACAAG TAACTCTGATGACAACCTGCTGAAAAATATTGAGCTGTTTGATAAGCTGGGGCTGCGCTTCAACGGGCGGGTCCTGTTTGTCAAGGATGTGCTCGGGGACGAGATCTGCTGCTGGTCCTTCTATGGTGAGGGCCGCAAGATTGCAGAGGTGTGCTGCACCTCCATTGTCTATGCCACAGAGAAGAAACAGACAAAA GTGGAGTTTCCGGAAGCACGCATCTTTGAGGAAACCCTAAACATTCTTATCTATGAGAATGGGCGTGGTTCTGGCACAGGGGGCGTGGCCCTTTTGGAGTCATCATCGCCGGGAGCTGGCCAATCGGAGGAGGAGGGGGCTAGTGCAGGGGGAGGGGACCGTAGAGTCAGAAGGATCCATGTGAGGAGGCACATCATGCATGACGAGAGAGGACATGGTCAACAGACTGTGTACAAggactga